One window of the Dreissena polymorpha isolate Duluth1 chromosome 5, UMN_Dpol_1.0, whole genome shotgun sequence genome contains the following:
- the LOC127880627 gene encoding uncharacterized protein LOC127880627 — protein MATSVDSVHKSSDSVKDYSCVGCVSKNIEKSADFFCETCFKCFCEKCFYHHDQVFVNHLTYGRRETNKWPLEKAIEDLLLKCDVHPDKKLKMFCQDHSQLCCSDCVLLNHRQCTNLAKISESVKKLSVDMQQLSNKIQSIIADINKFKVVQEGSIQSIEGLYVEEFQRIRDQRKKLNAALDELENTTLKELDDIRTTLQTSLKKDVDNCSRLKDELQQLSEAVQGLCDKSIQDIEFIASRKCLDKIQESERYLKENPVKVQSSIVFKANIDIEQYLSQQSSLGRIVDSMQSLKLKINQDQVLTVKRKCEYNVKILSDTRANCVIRGICSLPSGHIIVADSSNKKVKLLDKHYNVSSHCDMPSSPVAICQITASEVAVTLDEAGVQFMSVSNGQLVNGRKLQLPHEAVGIAHHKEALYITDGFALYHYNLTGTLVKRLYEDTGGKSSRVCKCALSPAGDRIYVINYAQNKLITLTKDGSLISTFTDPELQCPWDVHVTPDGQVLCCAYNTVLQVDHKGKKKLATLASQRDGLCKPVSVCYNSNIHQIIVGQYANNKIIVIELQ, from the exons ATGGCAACTTCTGTAGATTCAGTTCATAAAAGTTCAGATTCAGTGAAAGATTATTCTTGTGTTGGATGCGTAagtaaaaatatagaaaaaagtgctgattttttttgtgaaacatgTTTCAAGTGTTTTTGCGAAAAATGCTTTTATCATCATGATCAAGTATTTGTAAACCATTTGACATATGGAAGAAGAGAAACAAATAAATGGCCTCTTGAAAAGGCAATTGAGGATTTGCTACTGAAATGTGATGTCCACCCTGACAAGAAACTGAAAATGTTCTGccaggaccacagtcagctgtgctgctctgattGTGTTTTACTGAATCACAG ACAGTGTACAAATTTGGCTAAAATTTCGGAATCAGTCAAAAAGCTGTCTGTGGATATGCAgcagttgtcaaacaaaattcAATCAATTATTGCTGATATTAATAAGTTTAAGGTAGTTCAAGAGGGCAGCATTCAGTCCATTGAAGGATTATATGTTGAAGAATTTCAAAGAATCAGAGACCAGCGTAAGAAATTAAATGCTGCTCTTGATGAACTAGAAAATACAACTTTGAAAGAACTGGATGACATTAGGACCACACTGCAAACCTCTCTTAAGAAAGATGTTGACAACTGCAGCAGACTGAAGGATGAACTGCAACAACTAAGTGAAGCTGTACAGGGCCTTTGTGATAAGAGCATTCAAGACATAGAGTTCATAGCCAGCAGGAAATGTCTGGATAAGATACAAGAGTCTGAGAGATATCTGAAGGAGAACCCAGTGAAGGTTCAGAGTTCAATAGTATTCAAGGCAAACATTGACATTGAGCAGTACCTGTCTCAACAGTCAAGTCTTGGGAGGATTGTAGACAGTATGCAGTCTCTGAAACTTAAGATTAATCAAGACCAGGTTTTGACTGTTAAGAGGAAGTGCGAGTATAATGTGAAAATATTGAGTGACACAAGGGCCAATTGCGTTATCAGAGGCATTTGCAGCCTTCCTAGTGGTCATATCATTGTTGCAGATAGCTCTAATAAGAAAGTGAAACTGTTGGACAAGCATTACAATGTGTCCAGTCACTGTGATATGCCTAGTTCTCCAGTGGCCATTTGCCAAATCACAGCAAGTGAAGTGGCTGTGACTCTTGATGAGGCCGGTGTGCAGTTTATGTCTGTAAGCAATGGGCAGCTGGTGAATGGAAGGAAGTTACAGTTACCACATGAGGCTGTTGGCATTGCCCACCATAAAGAAGCATTGTATATCACCGATGGCTTTGCACTCTACCACTACAACCTCACTGGGACACTTGTGAAAAGGCTTTATGAAGATACAGGAGGTAAAAGTTCACGAg TGTGCAAATGTGCATTGAGTCCTGCCGGTGACAGGATCTATGTCATCAACTACGCCCAGAACAAGCTCATCACTCTGACCAAAGATGGCAGCCTGATATCCACCTTCACCGATCCTGAACTACAATGTCCATGGGATGTCCATGTCACTCCTGATGGACAAGTCCTTTGCTGTGCATACAATACTGTATTACAGGTGGATCACAAGGGTAAAAAGAAACTGGCAACTCTGGCTTCACAGAGAGATGGACTTTGCAAACCAGTGTCTGTCTGCTACAACAGCAACATTCACCAGATCATTGTGGGACAATATGCGAACAATAAAATCATTGTCATTGAATTGCAATAG